The Cyclopterus lumpus isolate fCycLum1 chromosome 6, fCycLum1.pri, whole genome shotgun sequence genome contains a region encoding:
- the LOC117732736 gene encoding forkhead box protein P2-like, with protein MPESPLSPPTARQTPASSLLSHTDTGAGERVANGASCSGVSAENWQSLHHKQLFLAMMAPQQMQQLLSPNQLQALIHQKQQALLLQQQHLKEFYKKQQQQIHLQLLQQKPSKKVRELPAQQLVFQKLLQLQQQQLLRLQRPVLSSPALGPAGFSPAEMQQIWKELTNGVTEDKTTSKSHQDSSSSNTGRQSGDRRPSSPHSAERAVEADRAATHSLYAHGVCNWPGCESVCDNFSQFLRHIGSEHTLDDRSTAQCRVQMQVVQQLELQLCKERERLRAMMAHLHLPSSESQSISAPASLQLPRCDPAADPRGLQLSSFPDDLPSPSPSDSARVTPRPLAPKVCEEESPAHGESCAGAGRRRHHPLVYSLSSENEYELYKNTDIRPPFTYATLIRQAIMETSDMQLTLNEIYNWFTRTFAYFRRNAATWKNAVRHNLSLHKCFVRVENVKGAVWTVDEEEYQRRRSQRITGSPLLMKNVSSTLDFGTVLNASLQTAVSECVGRNSTNSHSQQNFSPASLFLKDEALNLDDRESLMPNVKAAGRHDVEEHLFDLE; from the exons ATGCCTGAGTCTCCTCTCAGCCCCCCGACAGCCCGTCAAACCCCAGCCAGCAGCCTCCTCAGTCACACCGACACCGGGGCAGGAGAGAGAGTAGCTAATGGGGCCTCCTGCAGCGGAGTGAGTGCGGAAAACTGGCAGAGTCTGCACCATAAACAG CTTTTTCTGGCTATGATGGCTCCTCAGCAGATGCAGCAGCTGCTGTCCCCGAACCAGCTGCAGGCTCTGATCCACCAGAAGCAACAAGCCCTTCTGCTGCAGCAG caacATCTGAAAGAGTTTTAcaagaagcaacaacaacagattcATCTGCAGCTGCTTCAACAAAAGCCCAGCAAGAAAGTCAGAGAG ctccctgCACAGCAGCTGGTGTTCCAGaagctcctccagctgcagcagcagcagctcctccggTTGCAGAGGCCGGTCCTGTCCTCTCCTGCCCTCGGTCCAG caGGTTTCAGCCCTGCAGAGATGCAGCAGATATGGAAAGAGCTCACAAATGGAGTAACTGAAGATAAAACCACATCGAAGAGCCACCAGGACTCGTCCTCGAGCAACACGGGGAGGCAGAGTGGCGACCGGCGTCCGTCTTCCCCTCACAGCGCTGAACG TGCTGTCGAAGCTGATCGCGCCGCCACACACTCCCTCTACGCCCACGGTGTGTGTAATTGGCCCGGATGCGAGTCGGTGTGTGACAACTTCAGCCAGTTCCTCAG GCACATCGGCAGCGAGCACACTCTGGATGACCGAAGTACAGCGCAGTGCAGAGTCCAGATGCAGGTGGTGcagcagctggagctgcag CTCTGCAAAGAACGGGAGCGTCTGCGAGCGATGATGGCTCACCTGCATCTGCCATCCTCAGAGTCTCAGTCCATCTCTGCACCCGCGAGTCTCCAGCTGCCACGCTGTGATCCGGCTGCTGACCCACGCGGGCTCCAG CTTTCTTCCTTT CCCGACGACCTGCCCTCGCCGAGCCCGTCGGACTCGGCCCGGGTGACCCCGCGACCTCTGGCCCCCAAGGTGTGCGAAGAAGAGTCGCCCGCTCACGGCGAGTCGTGTGCCGGCGCCGGAAGACGTCGCCATCACCCTTTGGTCTACTCGCTGTCTTCAG aaaatgaatacGAGCTTTACAAGAACACGGATATCAGACCACCTTTCACCTATGCAACGCTGATCAGACAG GCTATTATGGAAACATCAGACATGCAGCTAACACTCAACGAGATATACAACTGGTTCACACGGACGTTTGCCTATTTCAGACGCAACGCTGCCACTTGGAAG AACGCGGTGCGCCACAACCTGAGCCTGCACAAGTGTTTCGTGCGTGTGGAGAATGTGAAAGGCGCGGTGTGGACGGTGGACGAGGAGGAGTACCAGAGGAGGAGGTCCCAGAGGATCACAGG GAGTCCATTGCTGATGAAAAACGTGTCCTCCACGCTGGACTTTGGGACCGTTCTGAATGCCAGCTTACAG acGGCAGTGTCTGAGTGCGTTGGAAGAAACTCCACAAACAGCCACAGCCAACAGAACTTCTCTCCCGC GTCTCTTTTCCTCAAAGACGAAGCGCTGAATCTGGACGACCGAGAATCTCTGATGCCAAACGTAAAAGCAGCCGGCCGGCACGATGTCGAGGAGCATCTGTTTGACCTTGAATGA
- the LOC117731966 gene encoding myoD family inhibitor domain-containing protein-like: MLPGDHPHVDGTEEPSDPTKAQPRPAAATPAQASQEAAGFKKPQLDQQKPTCLRCGLTVPDHGPPHPSPGLSRLQGSSSSVHGSSRRSRRSRRSSESGSHQPTATPADSCLHLLLACLWCQCSVLVLGLLEACSSCLDASCSCCCRACARCCSAIREAPVEELNCHAHCHSVLFESCCEPAECLEFCLECCEICHRS; this comes from the exons ATGTTGCCTGGAGACCATCCACACGTGGACGGGACGGAGGAACCGAGCGACCCGACTAAAG CTCAGCCTCGGCCTGCTGCCGCCACACCAGCACAGGCCTCACAGGAGGCAGCGGGGTTTAAGAAGCCTCAGCTGGACCAGCAGAAGCCCACCTGCCTCCGATGTGGCCTCACAGTCCCAGACCACGGACCCCCCCATCCGTCACCGGGCCTGAGCCGACTGCAGGGCTCCAGCTCGTCGGTGCacggcagcagcaggaggagcaggaggagcagaaggagcagcgAGTCTGGCTCACACCAACCTACTGCTACACCTGCTG ACTCCTGCCTGCACCTGCTGCTGGCGTGCCTTTGGTGCCAGTGCTCCGTGCTGGTCCTGGGTCTGCTGGAGGCCTGTTCCTCCTGCCTCGAcgcctcctgctcctgctgctgccgcGCGTGCGCCCGCTGCTGTTCGGCCATCCGGGAGGCGCCCGTGGAGGAGCTCAACTGCCACGCCCACTGCCACTCGGTGCTGTTCGAGTCTTGCTGCGAGCCGGCCGAGTGTCTCGAGTTTTGCCTGGAGTGCTGTGAGATCTGCCATCGCAGCTAG